The DNA sequence TCAGGATCGATCACGAGCTAAATTTCGCCGCAAGCGGCGGTATACGCGATCTCAGCGCCCCTGACGCAGCGGTAAAAACTCTCGTCGTGCCGACCAACGAGGAGCTAGAAATCGCGCTAGAAACAAAAAGGGTGATAGAAAATCTCTAAATTTTACCGCTTAAATTTGAGCTTTCGTCTGCGCGTTTGCTGCAAAAACCGCTTTGATTTGGCGCTTAAAGCAAATTTGACGAGTCGCTTCTAGGGCTCGGTCAAATTTGATCTGAAATTTACGATTATAAACGGCGGCAAATTTCAAATTTACGCCGAGCCAAATTTGATTCCAAACCCATCAAATTTTAAAAATCCTCGCTCAAATTTATCTGCCCGAATTTACTTTATTTTAAGCTGCGCTCGGTCAAAATTTACGTAAAATTTAATCAAAAGCGAGCAAATGACCCTTTCGCAAGCATTTTTATTAACCGTAAAAAAACAAAAAGAGTGCCGAGCCGCAGCGGCCGGAACGCCTAGTTTTATCGCCCTTTGCGTCGGCGTTTTTGCTCTACTTCTAGCGGCGCTTAAGATTTTTGATTTGGGCGCCGGGGCGGCTTTGGTTTTGCTTGTGCTGTTTTTTGGCTTGCTATTTTGGGTGCCCGCAAAGCTAAAAAGTATCGGCAAAGCGCAGGATGAATATAACGAATTTTACAAAGAAGTTTTTATCCCCGCACTCATCAAAGATATCGACGAGAGCTTTACGTATAGCGCCTACGGCGGCATTTCGCAGAGCGAATTTGACGCGGCGGGGATTTATAGACCGAGCATATTTTATAGCGAAGATAGCGTACGCGGAGTCTATAAAGGCGTCAAATTTAGCCTGTGCGAGGTGATCAGCCATGAGCGCGAATACCCTCGGATAAATAACAAATACGTCGCCGCCTTCGTCCTGCTAAAGTACGCATTTGATCAGTATTCGGACTTCAAGGGTAGCGTGCTGGTTTGCGAGTTTAATAAGAAATTTCGCAGCAAAACGGTCGCCGTGAGTAAGGATTTTAACACTAAATTTCTAGGCGACAAAGAGCTGCTCGACGACGTCAAATTTAATGAAAATTTTAGAGTTTTTACGACCGATAAGATAGAGGCTAGATACCTGCTGACGCCTGCGTTTATGGGCAAGCTAAATATACTAAAAGCCTACAAAAACACTCTAAAATCGCCCAGCGTAGCCTTTATGGATAACAAATTTTATCTATTTTGCTTTAGCAGGAGAAATTTTTTCGAGGGACGACTCTTTGAGAGGCCTGATATCAACGAAGCTCGCCGCGAACAAAGATACGTGAGGCAGATGCTTAGCGTCATCGACGAGCTAAATTTAAGTTTAGATATCTATAGGTAAATTTGCCTCAAATTTGCGTGATCTACCTTAAAAATACTGTAAATTTGACGCCATCCGCGACAAATTTACGCTACTTTAAATTTACCGCCCAAGCGTCAAATTTTACGGCGACCAGGCTATGCCCTAGCCGCCGCGTTAAATTTAGCCGATTTTGCGGATATTTGCAGGTAGCGCCTGTCTAGCGCAGGTGCCCACTAGCCAGTCGTTTAGGCTAAATTTACCCTTTCGCTTCGGATCTAGTAGGCCAAGTTTGTTGTGATTTACCCCTTTTTCCGCGTTTTCTAGCCAAAAGGCCGGTTTGCCGTCGATAAAATGCACTCTAGCGCCAAACTCATCGTGTCCAAAACCGTGCTCGAGGCTGATGACGCCGCTAGCAACGCCGTTTGTTACGAAGGCCTCGCCCGTTTGCGAGCCATACGGCGTCGTGATCTTGACCTTGTCGCCAGTCTTGATACCCTGCTCGCTTGCGATATCCTCGGCGATCCTTACGAAATTTTTCGGATGTATGGCGCGTAGCTTTGGACTAACGATCGTGTAGTAGTGCTGGATGTTTGATTTTCTCGAGCTTACGAGGTATTTCCACTCTGATTTTGGGAAAAACTTTTCTAGCGGAGTACCGTCGCTAGCGACCGCAAGGGCCAGAGTCGGCGTGCCCGGCATATACTCGCCCGTGATAGAGTGCCTATGTCCGCCAAGCGGCTCGTAGTAGATCGCAGCAGGCGTGGCGGCGGGTACTTTTACCGTGGTTTTATCGCCCTTGTACGCACTCTCGTAGCTGTCAAACCTACCGCCCTTTGCCAGCACGTGCGCGACTTTTGCTTTTTCCTCATCTTTTAAAAACGGCTCTAGCTTTTTCATGGTTTTTGAAATTTTACTTAGCTTTAGATCCTCTTTGCTGATGTCCTTCACGCCCTCTCCGTCAAAGGCCAAATTTGCCAGCGCCGCGGCGTAATACTGCTCTTTAGTATCCAGATCCATCGGCTTTCCGTCTTTATCCTTAAAGGCGCCTTTGCCAAATCCTTTTAGCCCGAGCCTTTTTGCCACCGCGATGTAAAAGGCCTCTACGTCGATTAGCGTGCCGTCTGCGGCGCGGTCTTGTTTAGCGGCGACGGCCGGGTAGCGCACGACCGAGGTTTTAGCTATCGTACCCCAGAGCGAGTTTGGAAGCGCCCAGTTTTCGAGATTTACGCCGTCTGGCACGAGGTAGTCGGCGTAGGCGTTGGTCTCGTTCATAAAGGCGTCGATACCGATGAAAAGCGGTAAATTTTTGCTATCTTTTAGCGCGTCAAGTACCGCGACTTTGAGCCCCGCCTGTCCGTAGACGACGTTCGTCATGTAGTTTATAAACGCTTTTACTTTGTACGGATAGCCCGCGGCGTGGCTGGTGAGCGTTTCGTTTACCAGCGGCATCGAGATAGGATACCACGGCTGCTGTGCAGGATAGCCGCTGCCGCCTGCCGCGACTTTACGTTTAAACTCAGAGCTCGTTTCGTAATACTTGCCCGAGCGGGATAAATTTAGTCCGTTTGGTTTGAATGCGCCCTCGAAATTTTCTAGATCGTATCTGCCTTTTAAAAACTCGTGCGTGCCCGCGCTTGCGTTTACGGTGCCGCCCTTGTAGCCGTATGTGCCCATAAGCGTGTTTAGGCAAAATATCGCGCAGGTGCTCATCGCTGCTTGCGTGTGCATCATGCCGCCGTGGACGTTGGTGCTGACTTGCCTGCCGTTTTTGGTGAAATTTTCGCACAGCCAGAGGATATCGTCTATGCTCACGCCGCAAATTTTAGAGTACTCTTTGAGGCTGTGTTTATAGGCTGATTCTTTTAGTAGCTGCATCGAGCTTTTGACCTCGACTTTTTTGCCGTTAAGCAAAATTTTGCCTTTATAGTAGAGCTTAGCCGGCTCGTTTATCTTGTAGCTTTGGATTTTGCCGCTTTGAGAGCAGACCTGCCACTCGTCGCCAACTAGCGCAAATTTACCGTAGTCTGGGTGGCCTTTTTGCGTGATGACTAGGTGGGTGGCGTTGCACCAGTGTATTTCGCCGGCTAGCTTTGCCTGCTCGAAATTTGGCTGCATGAGGTAGTTTGCGGCGTATTTTTCGTTTTCTATGATCCAGCGTATCATCGCCATAGCAAGCGCGGTGTCGGTGCCCGGTTTTATACCGATCCAGCGGCCTTTGTCTGAGGCGGCGAATTTGACGGCGTTTGTTAGCGTCGGATCTACCACTGCATAGGTGAAGCCGTCGTTTTTACTTCTTGCGTGGGCGACCATTTTGGCTTGCTTTTGGAACGGATTTCCGCCGTTTGCCGGCGAGGTGCCCCAGTAGATGGTAAATTTGGAGTTTTCGTAGTCGGGCTTAGTATGAGCAAAGCCCTTTGCGTTGTGCGCGATTTTGCCGCCGACTCTAAAACCGCCGCCGCAGATACCGCCGTGCGAATAGTGATTTATAGTGCCGAAAGATTTTTTGATAAAGCGATCGACGATATCCGAGCGTCCGTCATAGAGATAAAAGCTCAAAAGCTGGTTGCGCTTGGTGCCGTATTCGGGATTTGCCTCGTCGATGAGTTCGTCTGAGAGTATAGCCCTAAGCCCGTCCACGTGCCCCTCGCCAAAAAGATCCCCGCCATCGACGACCTCCTCGATGAGCTGCTCGAAGCTGATCTTTTTCCACTTGCCCTCGCCTCTTTTGCCCACTCGCTTTAGCGGAGATAAAATCCTAATAGGCGAAGCTATCATCTCGGGTAGCGCTGCGCCTCTAGCGCATACCGTGGCGCGCCGATCGTCCTCGCCGCTAGCCGTTGTTGCTAGCAGTGCGTCGTTTATCGAGGTATCAAAGCTCGCCCAGTGCACGTTTGATAGCGGATGGTATGGGTTGCCCGTGCATCTTAGCACGCGGTCGGCTTTTTCGTCCACATGTAGCCGCAGTCCGCACTTTGCCACGCAGCCGTGACACATAGAAAATACCACGCTATGGCCGTCGTTTATCGAAATTTTGCCATCTTTTACACTAAATTCTGGCTGTAGCGAGCTGCCCTGCGGTTTATAGTCGTCTTTTATTCTCCCCGCGTCGTCCGCTACCGCAGCGGTCGCGCCAGCGGCCGAGATCATCGCCGCGTTTTTTAGAAATTCTCGTCTTTGCATTATTTTCTCCTTACAGCGCGATCTCTTCGCTCCAGCTGATCGCTTGTTTGTAGCCTTTTTTAGCCGCCAGTTCCTTATCGTTTTTAGCCAAAATTTCGCTCACGCCGTAGTAAAAAACCTGCGGATGCGTATTTTTCGGACTATCTAGCACCATCGTCTCATGGGCGGCTAAAAATTTCCTGATATTTGAGTTTTTGTCGTTTAGATCGCCTATTATGCGGCTTCCGCCCACACAGGTCTCCACGCACGCAGGCAGCAATCCCTCGCGCAGTCTGTGGTCGCAGAAGGTGCATTTATCGACCTTGTAGGTTTGTAGGCTAAGGTATCTAGCGTGATACGGACAGGCCTCGGCGCAAAGCGCGCAGCCGATGCACTCGGCGCTATTTACTTTAACGATACCGTTGCCTCTTTGGTGGCTCGCTCCCGTCGGACAAACGTCGATACAGGCTGGATTTTCGCAGTGATTACAAAGGCGCGGCAGCGATGCGATAACGGCTCGGGTGCCCTCTTTATCGCTAGCTTCGTACTCCGAAACGATCGTCCTAAAGGCGCCTGCTTGGACGTTGTTTTCCATGGAGCAGTTCATTGTGCAAGACTGACAGCCCACGCAGCGCGTGAGGTCGATGACCATGCCGTAGCGCGGACCTTTGGTTTTTTCAAAAGTATTCGGAGCGGCCCTGAGCGCGGTTGCCGCGATAAAAACACCCGCCGCAGCGATAAAGCTACGACGCGAACCTAGCGTTGATTGCATTTTTTCTCCTTTGAATCAAAATGGTTTCGTAACTTTATCATAACTTAACTTAAATGATAATATTAATATTTTGATTAAAAGTGTTTTTCAGATTACCCAAAAATTTATTTTTTAGAAGCATTTGGTTATAATGCTTTTCAGATTTTAATAAATTTAAGGAAAATATCTTGAAATACGCGCTTGATTGCAAGGATAGTTTTGAAAACTCGTTTATATTTTGGCTCACGAGATACGTCAAATTTAAGCTTAGCTCGCTCTCAAACAAAGAGCTTCGCGACCCAAAGGCGCTAGCAAGCGTAAATTTCGCCCTTAGCCGCGAGATAAAAAATATCGACCAACTAGACGGCCTTGTAAAATCGGCTAGAAACGCGGGACTAACGGGTATAAATACATACTTTAATCCGCTTAAAAAGATATTCGAGACGCTCAAATTTTACGAGCTAGAGAGCCTAAAGCAGATCGACGAAGAGCTGCTAAGCGAGGTTCTAGCTAGCGTCACGGGCGGGCTTAGCGACGCGAGCAAGAAAAACTACCGCATAAGTGCGATAAATTTTTTCGCATTTTTGGATAAGCAAAACGAAGAGGACGGCAAGGCGCACGTCTTTGACATCGAGCTAAAAAACTGGGGCGGCGTGGGCGGAGCGCGCGGGCAAAAGCTGCCTGAGTTTATGAGCGAGGATGAGGTCAAGAGATTTTTGGAGGCGATCGAAAACGCGGAGTTTAAAAGCAATGCCAATCGCAACAAGCTCATCATCAAAATTATCATTTTCACTGGCATCCGCGTGAGCGAGGCGCTAAGCCTAAAGCGCAAAGATATAACCGAGGACGGCGAACTCTACGTCATAAGAATCCGCGGCAAAGGCAACAAGTACCGCGTCGTTATGATCAAGCGCCGCCTCATCGAAGCCCATCTGGACGCGATCGCGATAAACTATATAAATAAAGAAGGCTATCTTTTTATCAACAAAAAAGGTACGCGCCTGACGCAGGCCTACGTGAGCCGCATCGTCGAGCAGATACTCTTTAAAGTAGGAATCCGTAAGGAAAAAAACGGCGCTCACATGCTGCGTCACACCTTTGCCACGATGCTTTACAAAAAGCAAAAAGACCTGGTTTTAGTGCAAGAAGCGCTCGGGCACGCGAGCCTAAACACTTCGCGCATTTACACACATTTTGATAGCGAAAAGCTAAAGCTCGCCGCGCAGGTAGCCGAGGAGCTAAGCGGGGAATAGCCGCTAAATTTGAGCGGTTTTGGTAAATTTGACCCGGGCGACTAACGTACGCGAGCTTGCTAAATTTGGAATTTAGCTAAATTTACAAGTCAATATGCTATTTTCAAATTTGAGCAGTCTATACATAAGATATTTGCGCGGTTAAATTTCAAGAATTTGACTAGAGATGAAAAACGGCCGCGCCTGAAACGCGACCGTAAATTTGGTTTAAATTTTAGAGATCGTTATTTTTTCTTTGTCGCTACCGATTACGATCTCGTCGCCGCTTTCAAGCTCGTCGCGCAGGATCATATCGGCTAGCGGGTCTTCCACTAGCTCGTAAAGAGCTCGGCGTAAAGGTCTAGCGCCGTAAACGATGTCAAAGCCCGCACCTGCGATAAATTTCTTCGCCTCTTCGCTTAGGCTCGCCTTGATACCGCGATTTTGCAGCGTTTTTTCAAGCTCTTTAAACATTATATCCACGATTTTTATTAGCCCGTCTTCATCGAGCGGATTAAAGATTATCGTGTCGTCTAATCGGTTTAAAAACTCGGGTTTAAAGTAGTTTTTAAGCTCGTTTTTGACCGCTTGCTCGCGCTCCTCGCCTTTTAGATCCATAATAAAATTTGACGCGATATTAGACGTGAGGATGATGATCGTGTTTTTAAAATCGACCGTCACGCCTTTATTATCAGTCGCCCTTCCGTCGTCTAGGATGCCTAAAAGCACGTTAAACACGTCTTTGTGAGCCTTTTCTATCTCGTCAAAAAGTATGACGCTATACGGACGTCTGCGCACGGCTTCTGTTAGCTGTCCGCCTTCGTCATAGCCCACGTATCCAGGAGGCGCTCCGAGTAGGCGAGAGACGCTGTGCTTTTCCATATATTCGCTCATATCAAAGCGTATGAGCGCACGCTCGTCGTCAAATAAAAATTTAGCCAAAGCCTTCGCCGACTGCGTTTTACCCACGCCCGTAGGTCCCAGAAACAAAAACGATCCGATCGGACGCGCGCCCTCGTTTAGGCCGGCTTTATTTCGCTTGATAGCTCTTGCTAGAGCGTGCAAAGCGGCATCCTGACCGACGACGCTTTCGCGCAAATGCTCCTCGATCATCAGATATTTTTGCTTTTCGCTAGTTAGCATTTTGCTGACCGAAATTCCCGTCCATTTGCTTAGTATTTCAGCCACCAGCTCCTCATCGACCTGATTTTTGAGTAGCACGCCTAATTTTTTCATCTCGTCCCATTTTTTTTCGAGCTCTTTTTGGCGGTTGGCCGCTTCTAAAATTTTGCCGTATTCGATCTCGGCGGCGCGCTGTAGATCGCCATTTCTACGCGCTATCTCAGCCTCGCTTTTTAGACTATCTATCTCTTTTTTAGCTTTTGAGATGCCGCCAAAAACCGCCTTTTCGTTTTCAAATTTACCGTCAAGGGCGTGTTTTTGCTCGTTTAGATCGGCGATTTCTTTTTCTATTTCGGCTAGGCGCGCCGCATTTTTAGCCTCGTCTTCCATTTTTAGCGCCTCTTTTTCGACTTGCAGCGTTACGATCTCGCGCTTGATGCGGGCTAGTTCGTACGGCTCGCTTTCGATTTGCATTTTTAGCTCGGCCGCGGCCTCGTCGATGAGATCGATCGCTTTATCCGGCAAGAAGCGGTTTGAGATGTAGCGGTCGCTTAGCTTTGCCGCCGCAACCAGCGCGCTATCGGTGATCGTCACGCCGTGGTGCACCTCGAGGCGCTCTTTTATGCCACGTAAAATTTGAAGCGCTTCGTTTACGCTAGGCTCTTTGACGTCGATAGGCTGAAAGCGGCGTTGCAATGCGGCGTCCTTTTCAAAATACTTGCGGTACTCTTTTAGCGTCGTAGCGCCCACGGCGTGCAGCTCGCCTCTAGCAAGCGCGGGTTTTAGGATATTTGCCGCGTCCATGCTGCCTTCGCTAGCTCCAGCGCCCACGATAGTATGGATCTCGTCGATAAAGAGGATGATATTTCCCGCGCTTTTTACTTCGTTTATGACGGCTTTTAGCCTGTCTTCAAATTCGCCGCGGTATTTCGCGCCCGCGATCAAAGCGCTCATATCGAGTGCTACTACTCGTTTGTTTGATAGGCTAGTCGGTACGTCTTTTGCCACGATTTTTTGCGCTAAGCCCTCGACGATAGCGGTTTTACCCACGCCCGGCTCGCCTAATAAAATAGGATTATTCTTACTTTTTCTTATTAAAATTTGCATCATGCGCGTGATCTCTTCGTCGCGTCCGATAACCGGATCAAGCTCCTTATTTAGCGCCTTTGCGGTTAGATCAATGCCGTATTTTTCGAGGCTATCTAGCGTCTCGTCGCCGGTTTGGCTATCTATCTTGCGCCCTGCCCTGATGCTTTCTAAATTTTTACGGATTTCTAAAACATCCGTAAATTTGCCTAAAATTTGCTTGATCTCAGGCAGCTCAAGCGCCGAGATAATCCACGTATCTACCGCGATATAGCTATCTCCTAGGCTCACCATCAGAGCTTTTGCGCTTTCAAGAGAGTTTATGAGCTCTTTTGAAATTTGCACGTTTTCTTTGCTCACGTTTGAGCTTGTGGGTAGCTGCGCGGCTTTGCTTTTTACTTCAAGCTCCACTGCGTCCTTGCTGACATTCATTTTGTTAAAGACTTGGTTTAGTAGCGAGCCGCTATCTGCGACCAGTGCCCAAAGCAAGTGAAGCGGAAACGTTTGCGGATTTTTCGCGTGAATCGCGAGCGCGACGCC is a window from the Campylobacter massiliensis genome containing:
- a CDS encoding DUF3137 domain-containing protein, whose protein sequence is MTLSQAFLLTVKKQKECRAAAAGTPSFIALCVGVFALLLAALKIFDLGAGAALVLLVLFFGLLFWVPAKLKSIGKAQDEYNEFYKEVFIPALIKDIDESFTYSAYGGISQSEFDAAGIYRPSIFYSEDSVRGVYKGVKFSLCEVISHEREYPRINNKYVAAFVLLKYAFDQYSDFKGSVLVCEFNKKFRSKTVAVSKDFNTKFLGDKELLDDVKFNENFRVFTTDKIEARYLLTPAFMGKLNILKAYKNTLKSPSVAFMDNKFYLFCFSRRNFFEGRLFERPDINEARREQRYVRQMLSVIDELNLSLDIYR
- a CDS encoding molybdopterin dinucleotide binding domain-containing protein; translated protein: MQRREFLKNAAMISAAGATAAVADDAGRIKDDYKPQGSSLQPEFSVKDGKISINDGHSVVFSMCHGCVAKCGLRLHVDEKADRVLRCTGNPYHPLSNVHWASFDTSINDALLATTASGEDDRRATVCARGAALPEMIASPIRILSPLKRVGKRGEGKWKKISFEQLIEEVVDGGDLFGEGHVDGLRAILSDELIDEANPEYGTKRNQLLSFYLYDGRSDIVDRFIKKSFGTINHYSHGGICGGGFRVGGKIAHNAKGFAHTKPDYENSKFTIYWGTSPANGGNPFQKQAKMVAHARSKNDGFTYAVVDPTLTNAVKFAASDKGRWIGIKPGTDTALAMAMIRWIIENEKYAANYLMQPNFEQAKLAGEIHWCNATHLVITQKGHPDYGKFALVGDEWQVCSQSGKIQSYKINEPAKLYYKGKILLNGKKVEVKSSMQLLKESAYKHSLKEYSKICGVSIDDILWLCENFTKNGRQVSTNVHGGMMHTQAAMSTCAIFCLNTLMGTYGYKGGTVNASAGTHEFLKGRYDLENFEGAFKPNGLNLSRSGKYYETSSEFKRKVAAGGSGYPAQQPWYPISMPLVNETLTSHAAGYPYKVKAFINYMTNVVYGQAGLKVAVLDALKDSKNLPLFIGIDAFMNETNAYADYLVPDGVNLENWALPNSLWGTIAKTSVVRYPAVAAKQDRAADGTLIDVEAFYIAVAKRLGLKGFGKGAFKDKDGKPMDLDTKEQYYAAALANLAFDGEGVKDISKEDLKLSKISKTMKKLEPFLKDEEKAKVAHVLAKGGRFDSYESAYKGDKTTVKVPAATPAAIYYEPLGGHRHSITGEYMPGTPTLALAVASDGTPLEKFFPKSEWKYLVSSRKSNIQHYYTIVSPKLRAIHPKNFVRIAEDIASEQGIKTGDKVKITTPYGSQTGEAFVTNGVASGVISLEHGFGHDEFGARVHFIDGKPAFWLENAEKGVNHNKLGLLDPKRKGKFSLNDWLVGTCARQALPANIRKIG
- a CDS encoding 4Fe-4S dicluster domain-containing protein; translation: MQSTLGSRRSFIAAAGVFIAATALRAAPNTFEKTKGPRYGMVIDLTRCVGCQSCTMNCSMENNVQAGAFRTIVSEYEASDKEGTRAVIASLPRLCNHCENPACIDVCPTGASHQRGNGIVKVNSAECIGCALCAEACPYHARYLSLQTYKVDKCTFCDHRLREGLLPACVETCVGGSRIIGDLNDKNSNIRKFLAAHETMVLDSPKNTHPQVFYYGVSEILAKNDKELAAKKGYKQAISWSEEIAL
- a CDS encoding tyrosine-type recombinase/integrase gives rise to the protein MKYALDCKDSFENSFIFWLTRYVKFKLSSLSNKELRDPKALASVNFALSREIKNIDQLDGLVKSARNAGLTGINTYFNPLKKIFETLKFYELESLKQIDEELLSEVLASVTGGLSDASKKNYRISAINFFAFLDKQNEEDGKAHVFDIELKNWGGVGGARGQKLPEFMSEDEVKRFLEAIENAEFKSNANRNKLIIKIIIFTGIRVSEALSLKRKDITEDGELYVIRIRGKGNKYRVVMIKRRLIEAHLDAIAINYINKEGYLFINKKGTRLTQAYVSRIVEQILFKVGIRKEKNGAHMLRHTFATMLYKKQKDLVLVQEALGHASLNTSRIYTHFDSEKLKLAAQVAEELSGE
- a CDS encoding ATP-dependent Clp protease ATP-binding subunit, with the translated sequence MANLGENLTAQMQELVEKGVALAIHAKNPQTFPLHLLWALVADSGSLLNQVFNKMNVSKDAVELEVKSKAAQLPTSSNVSKENVQISKELINSLESAKALMVSLGDSYIAVDTWIISALELPEIKQILGKFTDVLEIRKNLESIRAGRKIDSQTGDETLDSLEKYGIDLTAKALNKELDPVIGRDEEITRMMQILIRKSKNNPILLGEPGVGKTAIVEGLAQKIVAKDVPTSLSNKRVVALDMSALIAGAKYRGEFEDRLKAVINEVKSAGNIILFIDEIHTIVGAGASEGSMDAANILKPALARGELHAVGATTLKEYRKYFEKDAALQRRFQPIDVKEPSVNEALQILRGIKERLEVHHGVTITDSALVAAAKLSDRYISNRFLPDKAIDLIDEAAAELKMQIESEPYELARIKREIVTLQVEKEALKMEDEAKNAARLAEIEKEIADLNEQKHALDGKFENEKAVFGGISKAKKEIDSLKSEAEIARRNGDLQRAAEIEYGKILEAANRQKELEKKWDEMKKLGVLLKNQVDEELVAEILSKWTGISVSKMLTSEKQKYLMIEEHLRESVVGQDAALHALARAIKRNKAGLNEGARPIGSFLFLGPTGVGKTQSAKALAKFLFDDERALIRFDMSEYMEKHSVSRLLGAPPGYVGYDEGGQLTEAVRRRPYSVILFDEIEKAHKDVFNVLLGILDDGRATDNKGVTVDFKNTIIILTSNIASNFIMDLKGEEREQAVKNELKNYFKPEFLNRLDDTIIFNPLDEDGLIKIVDIMFKELEKTLQNRGIKASLSEEAKKFIAGAGFDIVYGARPLRRALYELVEDPLADMILRDELESGDEIVIGSDKEKITISKI